Sequence from the Magallana gigas chromosome 4, xbMagGiga1.1, whole genome shotgun sequence genome:
tttcaaCATTGGTCTgtagtatagatatataattattttctgcGCATAAATTTCCTGAAACCTTTTCATATATactttaaatgcatttttgtttataactcccccccccccaaaaaaaaaaaaaaaattcataaaaactaTGTATGTATACgtacatataccggtatgtcATATAATTGTATTAATGGATACAAATCTGTCTTGAATAATAAACTAAATTCATATTgaacttcttttttaaagaatgcaacaattgactttttatttttaacatttcaggACTCTCAACAATCCCAAGAGCTCTTCTCACAAGAGGCAAGGGCCCTACCCCCATTGGCAGCCTCCACGGAAGTGACTGTAGATAAAACTGCTGCTTCCCGTAATGTGATGGATGTCTTAACAGAAATATGTAAGcaattaaaaagattatttttgttacttattTATCTGATGATTTAAGTATatagtgaatttatttattttatttataacaacaATTTTATGTTGTcggattttttctttatccAAAGTGAATGAGCACAAAAAATTAGGAGAAGAGATCTACAAATTAAACTGCACTCTAGAGGCATCCCAGGCACAGAAATGTGCCATAGTGGAGGGATATCCCATAGAGGTGACTGAAAAATTTATCCTTATTATATTGTTAAGATTagaatattattaaatttaaattaaaattttaattatttctcatttatttatttgttatttcgCAGAAGGAATACATTAATTTCTTGGCGGAAAGATTCAGTTTAAATCCTTGGATTTCTTTCCAGGAGCCAGAGACACAGGTGAATTGATATACAGTAAAAGATGGTTTTagcaaacacgcttataatgaattgatgcttaccgcaaagtgattttcatttaacaagactttattacatgttgtaaacttgatcGGATATAACGTACACATTACGCTTATATCTAAGTAAAATATGCCTCCCCTGGCACTTAGTTATTAGCATGTTTTAcagtaatttatttaaataattaatggtCCCCTATCTGTATTGTCCTAATTTAATCTCCATCAAGCAATGTGTCGCTTTGTTTATGTGTTGCTTGGATCTAACTTTACgtagtttataaataaatataaattaaagaaaaacttgataaacaataaattatatatcatttgtataattttttatgtttgataaaatttttGTTTCTTATGGTTAGAATCAAAACTTgtttaattaaatgatattcatATTGTTTTGCAGAACATGTTacagaaattgataaaaaaaggcTGGCTGGTCAGATTCCTCTGGGAGGTCATTGAGTGTCTTAGCTACATTTGGTTCAAAAAAGTTCACTCACTACAGAAATCAAGTCAGATCAAAGGTTTTGCTGTACTGTTTGCAAGTTTATTTAGAAGTTGTGTAATATGACAATTAAAATCttatgttttacaattatataaGAATAcgtatcatatttttatatgatcatCATGCATGTATTAGCTATGATCAagtttttgtataatatttgcaTCTTGTGTAACGTGAATAATGttggattatatatattgcTTTCAATAATGTACCTGTACtgtaaattaaaatagtattcTCTTAAACATAATTGATCTACATGTAGTGCAATCCAAAAAATTAAGCTTTTCATTTGCCACCTTCAATTATTTAAGCTGCTTAACAGTTAAATATTTCAGgattttaagtaattttttttattgtagttGATGGGCAACAAAGAAGTAGATATGGAGGGACTTCCCCTCTAAAGTCCCTTCACAACTACCTTTGGAAATGTTTCCTGCCGTCTCATGTTCCAATTCTTGATACACAGAGACAACATCTGACATTGATGCTGGTAAAGCGCATTCAGACTTGTATAGAAATTATCTCAGTGCTTCTGTTTAACTAATTATGCTCCTATATGTAGAAGAGCCAAATGTATAGAAATGTTGAAAAAAGCTGGTGTtactacattaattttatttctgatttgatatatattatgtaaatacatgtacgttaacAGTACTACTGTAATGAGAGTCTGGAGCCTTAAGGGCTTTTATTATTTAGTTGATCATTATCTATGCACCTATGTAATAATGcagtatttataatatatatctaaccaatgacttttttcaatatatacacATTTATTCATTGCGTTAATTTCCGTGTTATATTTTTCTTGTAGAGATCTTTCTGTGGAGCTGAGAAACTGTTCCGAAAGGGAGGAACAGCGGGCTATGCCTTCTGGAAGGAATTTGAGAAGTTTCACAAAGTTGTTATAAATAACACCAGGGACGACAAATGGGAGACGCTTGAAGAGAAAGAGGAACGAACAATCAAGAAATATGTGGATCAGTTgtaaattacaaataattatgttattaaTTAAGGAATGCatgcaatatttattagttttatgcgatataaaatggtttggggcagtttacgctttataaactgcaaagcggtttataaaaaagcgtaaactccccaaaccattttatatcgtataaagctaataaatattgcattcattgctaatgatttaattttaagcTATTAATTGTGGCtaaaaacagtcatttgaccatttaaggtagtacaaaacagATAAGCTAAAATTTTCCtatcattcaatttttctgaaatttttatatttttttctttggattgaaatcttttaatacgtaaaatttgaaaaaaatccgaCCTCACAATTTTTGCCCACATCGCCCCAAACCTACCATTGGAATCTCCTTTAAGTggagtgtaaaataaaataatcattgttataattttctatgccattaagttatttttcaagatattacaaatatttgtgcTGCTTTTTAAACAGGAGACCTTCTTGTTACttaaaaatactgaaataaattctaaCTGGTAAGTTAAGATAATTTCTCATGcaatataatgtaaaactagTGCTTGTGAATACTCTTTTAAGATGAAAATTTGCAGCACTTAACGgtatctaaaaagaaaatgtatcgttcaaatttgaataaaatttaacagtATGATTGTTATGACCatgttattaaaatatatcaaaataaagaaaatttaaccatTGGTTTTAGATAAATTAAGGTTTAAGTATGTTTGACGgaggtataaattgataaaaatcccagatgacgtcatcatatttgacctttgacctgttgatatgaccttgaaatttgtttgacatAAAGCTTAAACACTGGTGGTGGTTGTGTCTAAATTTCAGGTCTTTACTTTGAAAAGAACACAAGTTAcgcattttaaaatgatataaggctaaattgcacaaaaatcatatgaacaccatccaaatgtatgtttcaaaattatcgaAATATGATGTATCCTAAATTTATTTGGCATTGAGTAATTGATgggtatgatttatattttttttcttaagataatGGACCGAAATTAATTTTTACGTAATATAAAgtcattattttgtgtatttccaaaaatatttcaaataaataatttcaggggtgttttgtactaccttaaATGACACCCAATTGTACTAAactcaaacgtaacgtcaggcagATGTatgcaacattctttatacaatataaaataattttttagtcaatcagaaagcgcgttacaaccaaaattaaattatattgatGTTTGACAAGGAAAActcttaataaaaaattatgagattgtaactttttaaacttaatttaatTTGCTATGATATGGCTGCAAAATGCCCATTGACAAACTTCTCTTGTATAAATATCTTATTGCATAGATTTTTCTCAACACTTACTTTCAGACTATTTTTTTTAGCTGTTTAACATCTTTGATCATGTGGTTTTTATATTACCGGTAATTGTGGTATATTAAATGTAAACCACATGATCTTGAGTAGTTACATGACTGTATTCTAGTATCATGGagaaaactcttttaaaaattgtttttatattgtgtCAATAGTATAAAAGTaagtaaatgtacatatgtttatatatttgttcAATGACCACCAttcttctgtaaaaaaaaaagatcagaaTATATGTATCGACAATTTCTTTACTGTTTTGAGTCAATTTTTATTCTAATGAAATTGATATTGTCATCACAAGATGCTATCCTTATCACATTAAGATTCAACATTCAAAGACCAGAACAAACAAGATACATATCataatttatattgataaatttgattttgaatgaaaaaggCTACAGCCTTCATCTCCACATATTTTCTTCATATGATTCTCACATGATGTCAACATTACATGATTGTCATATAAGAATTATATAATCATTATATAAGTGatcatataattttcatatgatGCCCTAATCATATGATTCTCATATGAGAATTATATGATTCTCATATGATGCCTATGATATGATTCTGATATGATGCCCTTTTTTATCATCTCATATCAGCGCAATTATATAAGaatcatattattttgatatgagAATGATATGTGGCGAAATCACCTGTGTAGGAGGAACCATTCCtaacaatattcatttttagtATAATTTACTTACCTTTTACGACTGATACTCAGTGCGTTTATGacttatcgaaaaaaaaatttgcagtcAAATCTGAAAACTCGTCAAAaagacaaattttcatttaaaaattatatcagttgatatatgtaatatatttaagATGCACAATGCAAATGTTCCGCTACTTAAATTAGGAttgtaaattgatattttgtatatattaaattttgaaatgagTAGTCATTCTAAAAAAGAACAGACACGTCACAATAAAAAAATCGGAGTAACATTTTCCAAGGAAATATTTTACCTGTTATGTTCAGCCCTATCGACTAGGATTGATATTGCTTTAATTCACGACTTGTAGTTACTGCGATGAGAATGCATTGATATGACCCCATATCCTCTGGATATCTGACCACCAAATCCATAGTCTCCAAATGAAGATACGATGAATGTTGACATGTCATTGCCTAGTAACATATTGACTGTTACCTCCGTTTTATCTTCGAGGTCTTTATCATGCCAGTCTACAGTGATACTTGTTACTGATACTGCATTGCTTTCGGTTTTTTTAGCTTAAATTCTTAAATGCCGATAAGATCGGTACCATTTACAACACAGCTGATATTTACACCTGATTTACTAAACTTTatcttaaggacgttgtttactcagggttggagttctcaaattcggattgttataaagttcaatggcatgagtaaaatttgttgtaaacactaaaagtattcatgaaatgaattattatccAAGATACCTGATGAATAAACTAAGAGAGATTGATTAGGACTAAATACTTTATTATGGTTTGGCGTTACTGGCCGCAGTGACTTTAGGCTACCAATGGGCTGCCTCACAACAATTCAAACAATACAACAATACGTGACGGCCCATCAATAGGCTCATTGCGCAGTGGGTGAGCGCAAATGCACAaacgtcacaaaatataatattctgtACAGTGGGTAAGTGCAAATGCACAGACATACAAATGACAAAGTTATACACAAGGTTTGTGCGAATGGGTAAACGCAAATGCACAagtttcaaagttcaaaacacattaaaattgtcaaagttcttgtgCAGCAAGTATGTGCGCGAATGCACAAGCATGAATACACAgcattttaaacacattaacaGCATTATAAACACATTATATTGACAGTAAAAAACTGTATCCTATGATAATTTGAATGATTGCACTCTTCCATTGGAGTTGGGGTGCGACGATAGCGCCACTTGCAAGGGTCATGAACGTTTGTTTATGACACTGCAACCGCCACCAATGGAGTGCGCCACTTTCCAAAAGTAACATTGGTGACGGCGGCAGGACCGCAACTCCAATGGTCACCACGAGCCAGTAGCAGTTAATTGTGATGTGGTTAGTCCGGAAGGCCAACACCGCCACAATTTAATAAATCTTGCAAGGCACCTTTAATGGTATATAAAAGGATATCATTACCCAGCTGGGACAGGTGAACTCCATCAGGGTCAAACAACGTAGGTGGTTTTTGGGAAAACTGAGGGTATTTAATGTAATGACCGCCCCTGGATGTTACAAATTTTATCGCTTCTCTATTCATTCGACCCCTTATTTCATTCATTGCTTTAACATTGTCTGAAAAGCGCCAAGCTAATCTAGGCAGGG
This genomic interval carries:
- the LOC136275122 gene encoding uncharacterized protein; amino-acid sequence: MLQKLIKKGWLVRFLWEVIECLSYIWFKKVHSLQKSSQIKVDGQQRSRYGGTSPLKSLHNYLWKCFLPSHVPILDTQRQHLTLMLRSFCGAEKLFRKGGTAGYAFWKEFEKFHKVVINNTRDDKWETLEEKEERTIKKYVDQL